One genomic segment of Methylocystis rosea includes these proteins:
- a CDS encoding IS110 family transposase, with amino-acid sequence MEKVSIIGLDLAKRSFQAHGARADGSVGFRKKLSREKVLAFLAEQSRCIVAMEACGSAHHWGRAIRDMGHDVRLIPPAYVKPFVKRQKNDAADAEAICEAASRPTMRFVAVKTKEQQARAMLFRARDLLVRQRTQLINALRGHLSEHGVVAPQGPANVKVLMEAVEDATTSLPLLVVELSRVFLEQIDGLSKKIAELEKATAHEAARGATTRRLQTMPGVGPITAMAIETFAPPMTVFKRGRDFSAWLGLVPRQHSTGGKQLLGKTSKMGQRDIRRLLIIGAIAVVRWASRKGAPQETWLHHMLARKPRMLVAIALANKMARSIWAMLTKNEDYKAPVAAAA; translated from the coding sequence ATGGAAAAGGTTAGCATTATCGGTCTCGACCTTGCAAAGCGGTCCTTTCAGGCGCACGGCGCCCGCGCCGACGGCAGCGTGGGGTTCCGCAAGAAGCTTTCGCGCGAGAAGGTCCTCGCCTTCCTCGCGGAGCAATCGCGCTGCATCGTCGCTATGGAGGCCTGCGGGAGCGCGCATCACTGGGGGCGAGCGATTCGCGATATGGGGCATGATGTTCGGTTGATCCCGCCCGCCTATGTCAAACCTTTCGTCAAGCGCCAAAAGAACGACGCCGCCGACGCCGAGGCGATTTGCGAAGCAGCGAGCCGGCCGACCATGCGTTTCGTCGCGGTCAAGACAAAGGAGCAGCAAGCGCGCGCCATGCTGTTTCGCGCCCGCGATCTTCTGGTGCGCCAACGGACGCAGTTGATCAACGCGCTACGTGGTCATTTGTCCGAGCATGGCGTCGTCGCTCCGCAGGGTCCGGCGAATGTGAAGGTTCTTATGGAGGCGGTTGAGGATGCGACGACATCGCTTCCGCTTCTCGTCGTCGAGCTCTCGCGCGTCTTCCTCGAACAGATCGACGGGCTGTCGAAGAAGATCGCCGAACTCGAGAAGGCGACGGCTCATGAAGCCGCGCGCGGCGCGACAACCCGCCGCCTGCAAACCATGCCGGGCGTGGGGCCAATCACGGCCATGGCGATCGAAACCTTCGCGCCGCCGATGACCGTCTTCAAACGCGGACGCGACTTTTCCGCCTGGCTCGGGCTTGTTCCGAGGCAACATTCGACCGGCGGCAAGCAGCTTCTCGGAAAGACCTCGAAGATGGGGCAGCGCGACATTCGGCGGTTGCTGATCATCGGCGCGATCGCCGTCGTGCGCTGGGCCAGCCGGAAGGGAGCGCCGCAGGAAACGTGGCTCCATCACATGCTGGCGCGCAAGCCGCGCATGCTTGTGGCGATCGCGCTCGCCAACAAGATGGCGCGCTCGATCTGGGCCATGCTGACGAAAAACGAGGACTACAAGGCTCCTGTCGCCGCGGCGGCCTGA
- a CDS encoding phasin family protein, whose amino-acid sequence MPAEAFGTNPFEAFTTATTASTEGLQAIAAETTDYSKKSLEKSRALFEKLTGVKKIDEAIQLQSNFAKSAYDDFLAYATKIGETYSSLAKEAFKPINVASPAQSPVSASPSKAPVAAKQS is encoded by the coding sequence ATCCCGGCCGAGGCATTCGGCACGAACCCGTTCGAGGCGTTTACCACGGCGACTACCGCGTCAACCGAGGGTCTACAGGCCATCGCGGCCGAAACGACGGACTATTCAAAGAAGTCCCTCGAGAAAAGCCGGGCGCTCTTCGAGAAGCTGACCGGCGTGAAGAAGATCGACGAGGCGATCCAGCTCCAATCGAACTTCGCCAAATCCGCCTATGACGATTTCCTGGCCTACGCCACCAAGATTGGCGAGACGTATTCGAGCCTGGCCAAGGAAGCTTTCAAACCGATCAATGTCGCGTCGCCTGCACAGTCGCCGGTCTCCGCTTCGCCGTCAAAGGCGCCGGTCGCTGCTAAGCAGAGCTGA
- a CDS encoding transposase: protein MTLERGIAPELVYVTAKFAALAPFAKVADLLAELLPVGGGANAGTVRNRTRRVGEHIARLPPEGVAYPDIDAVTPAVVIGLDGGYLRSRHRRPERNFEVLAGKVLNVDGSQHRFAFARKGNSASEFADAVVSAGVRLGTPATVLCDGDPGLWKLQRQVMPEATLVLDWFHIAMRFEHALQAARGLGAGTLSDYLQGHLIRELESAKWRVWHGRSSACLGRLARLMHWFDAAHVRDVKGAAAVQRHINDLIEYLYANELALVNYGRRHRDRLPISTAFVESAVNEILSKRMIKKQQMRWNRWTVQPFLDVRVAVLNNTLAGSFRRLYSDFQPDNENHPKQLAA, encoded by the coding sequence TTGACACTTGAACGCGGCATAGCGCCCGAACTCGTCTACGTTACCGCCAAATTCGCCGCGCTCGCGCCGTTCGCTAAGGTGGCTGATCTGCTCGCCGAATTGCTGCCCGTCGGCGGCGGCGCCAATGCCGGTACGGTGCGCAATCGAACCCGCCGTGTCGGCGAGCATATCGCGCGACTGCCTCCCGAGGGAGTGGCGTATCCCGACATTGACGCAGTGACCCCCGCAGTCGTGATCGGCCTTGATGGAGGCTATCTGCGCAGCCGGCATCGTCGCCCCGAGCGGAATTTCGAAGTGCTGGCGGGCAAGGTGCTCAATGTCGATGGATCGCAGCATCGCTTCGCCTTTGCTCGCAAGGGCAATTCTGCGAGCGAATTTGCCGATGCAGTTGTGAGCGCGGGCGTGCGCCTCGGCACGCCGGCGACGGTGCTTTGCGACGGCGACCCTGGACTGTGGAAGTTGCAGCGTCAGGTCATGCCAGAGGCGACTCTCGTCCTCGACTGGTTCCATATCGCCATGCGTTTTGAACACGCCTTGCAGGCGGCGCGCGGCCTTGGCGCCGGCACTCTCAGCGACTACCTTCAAGGCCATTTAATCCGCGAACTCGAGAGCGCCAAGTGGAGAGTCTGGCACGGCCGCTCCAGCGCATGTCTTGGGCGCTTGGCGCGACTGATGCATTGGTTTGACGCCGCTCATGTCAGAGACGTCAAAGGCGCCGCCGCGGTCCAGCGACATATCAACGATTTGATTGAATATCTCTACGCCAATGAACTTGCGCTCGTGAACTACGGACGGCGACACCGCGATCGGCTGCCGATTTCAACCGCATTTGTGGAAAGCGCAGTTAATGAAATCCTATCAAAGCGCATGATCAAGAAGCAGCAGATGCGATGGAATAGGTGGACTGTGCAGCCCTTTCTTGACGTGCGTGTCGCCGTTCTCAACAACACGCTCGCCGGCTCGTTCAGGCGGCTCTATTCAGACTTCCAACCAGACAATGAAAATCACCCAAAGCAGCTCGCAGCGTGA
- a CDS encoding TonB-dependent receptor has translation MSVEAGKPTHSRFMSYCALAAAFAPGLGNSVLAQETQSRPLPAVRVDAPPEKPRAVVQAKPKPVASQTRHASGARPLPPIDVGGARQGGRVAPNVGAPIAAPAGVPGAPLFPPQALGRGPTDVVGYFAGRTSTATKTNTPIIDIPQSITILTKQQLQDRNSIDLNRALMYVPGVTVTQGEGNRDQITIRGQDTTADFYTDGIRDDAQYYRDLYNIEAVEVLKGPNALIFGRGGGGGIVNRVTKKADGERLRSMSVSSGSFARKRLTVDVGDAINDTLAVRLNGLYEQSYGYRDFFKLERYGVNPTMTWHPLEKTFITVSYEHFRDRRTADRGIPSVGGFVFGGSSIYPGYPSPAPIDAFFGVGNPSVEAVNYAKVDLNRAALAFDHTTEFGLNIRNQTVYADYEKRYQNTFPDQGLGFVTTQLNPVARTVTPVGVVRLDGYVSSNPRQNIFNQTDLVYKWQMTPDIRHTVMFGAEVGNQRSDDKRDLSCFNLSCATRRVTTPFWTPTAYFPVVFANPNRRRHTDLDLAAGYIQDQIEVTRYIDVIAGVRFDRFDLKFTGFDPAPTDFRGQLRRVDNVWSPRFGLVFKPIEILSLYGSYSRSFLPVAGDQFNVLFPTVANLAPQSFENVEVGFKAQLLPALLFTGALYQLNRSNQQLTVDATTAILANTRTQGGELGLVGNVTDRWEVSLGYGYQDARVVSTDRRPTLRTPFFTDVGKTNPFVPRNTFSLWNKYDISSFFNAGPGVLGVGAGVVYNSEFYPAIDNFVVVPGYARVDGALFVKLSENISGQLNVENLAGARYYVFAHNNNNITPGAPRSAYVTLNARF, from the coding sequence ATGTCTGTCGAAGCTGGCAAGCCGACGCATTCTCGTTTCATGAGCTATTGCGCCCTTGCGGCGGCGTTCGCCCCCGGGCTGGGCAATTCCGTCCTTGCGCAGGAAACCCAATCCAGGCCCTTGCCGGCGGTAAGAGTCGATGCGCCGCCGGAAAAGCCCCGCGCGGTCGTCCAGGCGAAGCCGAAGCCAGTCGCCTCTCAAACGCGCCACGCGAGTGGAGCCCGACCATTGCCCCCCATTGACGTTGGAGGCGCACGGCAGGGCGGTCGCGTCGCTCCGAACGTCGGCGCGCCAATTGCGGCTCCAGCCGGCGTTCCCGGAGCTCCGCTTTTCCCGCCCCAGGCGCTCGGTCGCGGTCCTACGGATGTCGTCGGCTATTTCGCCGGCAGAACGTCGACTGCGACAAAAACCAACACGCCGATTATCGACATCCCCCAGTCGATCACGATTCTCACGAAGCAGCAGCTTCAGGACCGCAACAGCATCGATCTCAATCGGGCGCTGATGTATGTGCCCGGCGTCACGGTCACGCAGGGCGAAGGCAATCGCGACCAGATCACGATCCGCGGACAGGACACGACCGCCGACTTCTATACCGACGGCATCCGCGACGATGCGCAATATTACCGCGACCTATACAACATCGAGGCTGTCGAGGTTCTCAAGGGTCCCAACGCGCTGATCTTCGGACGCGGCGGCGGCGGCGGCATCGTCAATCGCGTCACCAAAAAAGCTGACGGCGAACGGCTGCGGTCCATGAGCGTCAGCTCGGGCAGCTTCGCTCGAAAGCGCCTCACAGTCGACGTCGGCGATGCGATCAACGACACGCTTGCTGTGCGACTTAATGGGCTCTACGAGCAATCATACGGCTACCGCGACTTCTTCAAGCTCGAGCGCTATGGCGTCAATCCGACGATGACGTGGCATCCGCTCGAGAAAACCTTCATCACCGTCAGCTACGAGCATTTCCGCGATCGCCGCACCGCCGATCGCGGGATTCCGTCAGTGGGCGGCTTCGTTTTTGGAGGCTCCTCGATCTATCCGGGATACCCGTCGCCGGCGCCGATCGACGCTTTCTTCGGCGTTGGCAATCCTTCGGTCGAAGCCGTCAACTACGCCAAAGTCGACCTCAATCGCGCCGCACTCGCCTTCGATCACACGACGGAATTCGGCCTCAACATCCGCAACCAGACAGTCTATGCGGATTATGAGAAGCGCTATCAGAACACATTCCCTGATCAGGGTCTGGGTTTCGTCACAACGCAACTCAATCCGGTTGCCAGGACCGTAACGCCCGTGGGCGTCGTTCGCCTCGACGGTTATGTCAGCTCGAATCCCCGGCAGAACATCTTCAACCAGACCGACCTCGTCTACAAATGGCAGATGACGCCGGACATCCGTCACACGGTGATGTTTGGGGCCGAAGTCGGCAACCAAAGGAGCGACGACAAACGCGATCTCTCCTGCTTCAATCTGTCCTGCGCAACGCGGCGCGTGACGACGCCGTTTTGGACGCCGACAGCCTATTTCCCCGTGGTGTTCGCCAATCCGAACCGTCGTCGCCACACCGATCTGGACCTTGCCGCAGGCTATATTCAGGATCAGATCGAGGTCACGCGATACATCGACGTGATCGCGGGCGTGCGGTTCGACAGATTCGACTTGAAATTCACCGGCTTCGATCCTGCTCCCACTGATTTCAGAGGCCAGCTACGCCGTGTCGACAATGTGTGGTCGCCGCGCTTCGGCCTTGTGTTCAAACCGATCGAAATTCTTTCGCTCTATGGCTCCTATTCGCGAAGCTTCCTGCCTGTGGCGGGAGACCAGTTCAACGTTCTGTTTCCAACCGTCGCCAATCTCGCGCCGCAGAGCTTCGAAAATGTTGAGGTGGGTTTCAAAGCGCAGTTGCTGCCAGCCTTGCTCTTCACCGGCGCGCTGTATCAGCTTAATCGTTCGAATCAACAGCTCACGGTCGATGCGACGACGGCCATTCTCGCCAATACGCGGACGCAGGGCGGAGAGCTCGGCCTTGTCGGCAATGTCACCGACCGGTGGGAGGTTTCGCTCGGCTATGGCTATCAGGACGCGCGCGTCGTCAGCACCGACAGAAGGCCAACCTTGCGGACGCCGTTCTTCACTGACGTCGGCAAGACCAATCCCTTTGTGCCCAGAAACACCTTCTCCCTCTGGAACAAATACGATATTTCCTCTTTCTTCAACGCGGGTCCTGGCGTTTTGGGCGTCGGCGCGGGCGTCGTCTACAATTCCGAGTTCTATCCGGCCATTGACAACTTCGTCGTTGTGCCTGGTTACGCGCGCGTCGACGGCGCGCTGTTCGTCAAGTTAAGCGAGAACATCTCGGGGCAGCTCAATGTGGAAAATCTGGCGGGCGCCCGGTACTACGTGTTCGCGCACAACAACAACAACATTACGCCTGGCGCCCCGCGCTCGGCCTATGTGACGCTGAACGCGCGATTCTAG
- a CDS encoding class I SAM-dependent methyltransferase has product MNVYDRWVFPPLLDLVMRQSQLEKYRREAVAAASGRVLEIGVGSGLNFPFYGERIEIVIGIDPSPHLLAMASRRAEGARVRAELLQASATAIPLADNTIDTIVMTWTLCSIPDPLTALREMRRVLKPDGRLLFIEHGLSPEAGVERWQHRLTPMWGHISGGCHLDRKMDDLIRSAGFELTDIRTEYARGPRMFTYMYEGCARPTA; this is encoded by the coding sequence GTGAACGTCTATGATCGCTGGGTTTTTCCGCCGCTGCTCGATCTGGTCATGCGGCAGAGCCAGCTCGAGAAGTATCGTCGCGAGGCCGTGGCCGCCGCCAGTGGCCGGGTGCTCGAAATCGGCGTCGGCTCGGGACTGAATTTCCCGTTCTATGGCGAACGGATCGAGATTGTTATCGGAATCGATCCTTCGCCCCATTTGCTCGCGATGGCGAGCCGACGCGCCGAGGGGGCTCGCGTCCGAGCCGAACTCCTACAAGCGTCCGCGACCGCGATCCCTCTCGCGGACAACACAATCGACACGATCGTGATGACCTGGACGCTTTGTTCGATTCCCGACCCGCTGACCGCGCTGCGTGAGATGCGGCGGGTGCTTAAACCAGATGGCAGGCTGCTCTTTATCGAACACGGACTTTCCCCCGAGGCCGGTGTCGAGCGCTGGCAGCATCGACTCACCCCTATGTGGGGCCACATATCAGGCGGTTGTCACTTGGATCGGAAAATGGATGATCTGATACGCTCGGCCGGTTTCGAACTCACCGATATTCGAACGGAGTACGCGCGCGGCCCCCGCATGTTCACATACATGTACGAGGGATGCGCTCGGCCCACAGCATGA
- a CDS encoding methyltransferase domain-containing protein, with translation MSGAQTTGLSQSYARWRLNRLGQITDALEQQLLFELLGPVAGRTVLDVGCGDGPLASELARRGAIVTGLDRDPAMIAAARRRAAIEGAKLQLVEGKAESLPFPDATFDAVLAVAVLCFVRDAERAVAEMARVLKPGGRLVTGELGSWSLWAPYRRLRGWLGHPTWREATFHTAGKLRELLGAAGLDAIEMRGAVFYPPCGAAAQLLAPIDLRFGRRTTLGAAFIALSAAKPIAKKQEVASAMSGNEMKTPPILSHKHYDAPSTFTPESLLREARRQKGLSAAAVPEICVLDPDGDIVRRLRTTGRADQHPGWACYHTDLYVFHHDGREYGIVGCAVGAAFAVLVAEELFAAGCRLLISMTSAGQILPVQAPPYFIIIDRALRDEGASYHYLPPSDYSEADPRLIELSREALTAAGISAQVGASWTTDAPFRETQAAIDAASQAGILAVEMESGALYAFAKARGRSVLCFAHVTNQMGRVERDFEKGVADGEEESLRVIFLTAERWRAEASS, from the coding sequence ATGAGCGGCGCGCAAACGACAGGGCTGAGCCAATCTTACGCCCGTTGGCGATTGAACCGTCTCGGCCAGATCACCGACGCATTGGAGCAACAGCTCCTCTTCGAACTTCTCGGCCCGGTCGCCGGCAGGACGGTGCTGGACGTAGGCTGCGGCGACGGTCCCCTTGCTTCGGAGCTTGCCCGGCGCGGGGCAATTGTAACCGGCCTCGATCGGGACCCGGCGATGATCGCCGCGGCGCGGCGACGGGCTGCGATCGAGGGCGCGAAACTCCAACTCGTCGAAGGAAAGGCCGAGTCACTGCCGTTCCCGGACGCGACGTTCGATGCCGTCCTCGCGGTTGCGGTGCTTTGCTTCGTTCGCGACGCCGAGCGAGCCGTGGCGGAAATGGCTCGCGTCCTCAAGCCTGGTGGCCGGCTGGTCACCGGCGAACTCGGAAGCTGGAGCCTGTGGGCCCCCTATCGACGTCTTCGCGGCTGGCTCGGCCATCCAACTTGGCGAGAGGCGACGTTCCACACGGCGGGGAAGCTTCGCGAACTCCTGGGCGCCGCCGGACTCGATGCGATCGAGATGCGCGGCGCCGTCTTTTATCCACCGTGCGGGGCTGCCGCGCAGCTGCTCGCGCCAATCGATCTGCGGTTCGGACGGAGAACGACTCTCGGAGCGGCCTTTATCGCCCTATCGGCGGCGAAGCCTATCGCAAAAAAGCAAGAAGTCGCGAGCGCCATGTCGGGGAATGAAATGAAAACGCCGCCGATCCTTTCTCATAAGCATTACGACGCGCCGTCCACCTTCACGCCCGAGAGCCTGTTGCGCGAGGCGCGCCGCCAGAAAGGCCTTTCCGCCGCCGCCGTTCCCGAAATCTGCGTTCTCGATCCCGATGGCGACATCGTGCGACGCCTACGCACCACGGGCCGCGCCGACCAGCATCCTGGCTGGGCCTGCTATCACACCGATCTTTACGTTTTCCATCATGACGGTCGCGAATATGGAATCGTCGGTTGCGCCGTCGGCGCCGCCTTTGCCGTTCTGGTCGCGGAAGAGCTGTTCGCCGCGGGCTGCCGGCTCCTGATCAGCATGACTTCGGCTGGGCAAATCCTTCCCGTGCAAGCTCCGCCGTATTTCATCATCATCGACCGCGCGCTGCGCGACGAAGGCGCGAGCTATCACTATCTGCCGCCGTCTGATTACAGCGAGGCGGATCCTCGCCTGATTGAGCTCTCGCGCGAGGCGCTCACTGCCGCGGGAATCTCGGCGCAGGTCGGCGCCTCCTGGACGACCGACGCCCCTTTTCGGGAAACGCAGGCGGCAATCGACGCTGCTTCGCAAGCCGGAATTCTTGCCGTCGAGATGGAGTCAGGCGCGCTCTACGCCTTTGCGAAGGCGCGGGGTCGATCCGTGCTCTGCTTCGCGCATGTGACCAATCAGATGGGCCGAGTCGAGAGAGACTTCGAAAAAGGAGTCGCGGACGGCGAGGAGGAGTCGCTGCGGGTGATTTTTCTGACCGCGGAGCGCTGGCGAGCGGAGGCCTCGTCGTGA
- a CDS encoding cysteine desulfurase family protein yields the protein MRRIYLDYNASTPIDPAVANAMRPFLDDHYGNPSSGHWAATTAKAGIETARGQMAALFGCRSDEIVFTSGGSESNNFAFKGVFFALRDKGDHIVTTAIEHPAIVEPCRFLKRLGARVTFLPVDGAGLIDPDDLRKAITPRTILVSVMHANNEVGTIQPIEDCAQIAHEHGVLFHTDAAQSVGKVATDVNALGVDLLSVAGHKLYAPKGVGALFVRRGVSLEPLIHGAGHEGGRRAGTESALLAVGLGKACELARDLSPMDRVCELRDHFWRELRERFGDRVALNGHPVHRLPNTLNVSFVGRIGAEVLARLDGVAASTGSACRSGRVTLSPVLEAMGVAPHVGMGAIRFSLGRGTTRDEIDEVVEALSDMLGATK from the coding sequence ATGCGGCGCATCTATCTCGATTACAACGCCAGCACGCCGATTGATCCGGCGGTCGCGAACGCGATGCGGCCGTTTCTCGACGATCATTACGGCAATCCGTCGAGCGGCCACTGGGCCGCCACCACCGCGAAGGCCGGCATCGAAACGGCGCGCGGCCAGATGGCGGCGCTGTTCGGCTGTAGGAGCGACGAAATCGTCTTCACGAGCGGCGGCAGCGAGTCCAACAATTTCGCGTTCAAGGGCGTCTTCTTCGCGCTGCGCGACAAGGGCGATCACATCGTCACGACCGCCATCGAGCATCCGGCGATCGTCGAACCCTGCCGGTTTCTCAAGCGCCTCGGCGCGCGCGTCACATTCTTGCCGGTCGACGGCGCGGGTTTGATCGACCCCGACGACCTCCGCAAGGCGATCACGCCGCGCACCATCCTCGTTTCCGTCATGCACGCCAACAATGAAGTCGGAACTATCCAGCCGATCGAGGATTGCGCGCAAATCGCCCATGAGCATGGCGTGCTGTTTCACACCGATGCCGCCCAGTCCGTCGGCAAGGTCGCCACCGACGTGAACGCGCTCGGCGTCGATCTTCTGTCGGTCGCCGGCCACAAGCTTTATGCGCCAAAGGGAGTGGGAGCGCTGTTCGTGCGCCGTGGCGTCTCGCTCGAACCGCTCATTCACGGCGCCGGACACGAGGGCGGGAGACGTGCCGGCACCGAGAGCGCCCTGCTCGCGGTCGGCCTCGGCAAGGCTTGCGAGCTTGCGCGCGATCTTTCGCCCATGGATCGCGTTTGCGAATTGCGCGATCATTTCTGGCGAGAGTTGCGGGAGCGTTTCGGGGATCGCGTCGCCCTCAACGGCCATCCGGTTCATCGCCTGCCGAACACGCTCAATGTTTCCTTCGTTGGCCGGATCGGCGCCGAAGTTCTGGCGCGGCTCGACGGCGTCGCGGCCTCGACGGGATCGGCGTGTCGCTCCGGCCGCGTCACGCTGTCGCCGGTGCTGGAGGCCATGGGCGTCGCTCCTCACGTCGGCATGGGCGCTATCCGCTTCAGTCTCGGGCGCGGCACGACCCGCGATGAAATCGACGAGGTGGTCGAAGCACTGTCCGACATGCTCGGCGCCACGAAATAG
- a CDS encoding DsrE/DsrF/TusD sulfur relay family protein, whose product MKTLFIFNDPPYGTERCYNALRLAHALRKDSRAEVTVFLMADSVIAAKSGQKTPDGYYNVEKMLKRVLARRGVVLLCGACMDARGLDEAAVLEGAHRSTMDELAAATLEADKVLVF is encoded by the coding sequence ATGAAGACCCTCTTCATTTTCAATGACCCGCCCTATGGGACCGAGCGTTGCTACAACGCGCTGCGGCTCGCCCATGCGCTACGGAAAGATTCGCGGGCGGAAGTGACCGTCTTCCTGATGGCGGACTCGGTCATCGCGGCCAAGTCTGGCCAAAAGACGCCGGACGGCTATTACAACGTCGAGAAAATGCTTAAGCGCGTGCTGGCCAGAAGGGGCGTGGTGCTTCTTTGCGGCGCCTGCATGGACGCGCGCGGCCTTGACGAGGCCGCTGTTCTGGAAGGCGCCCACCGCAGCACGATGGACGAACTTGCGGCGGCGACCCTGGAAGCCGACAAGGTCTTGGTGTTTTAG